One window from the genome of Podospora pseudocomata strain CBS 415.72m chromosome 6, whole genome shotgun sequence encodes:
- a CDS encoding hypothetical protein (COG:P; EggNog:ENOG503NV9V), which translates to MATRKLNKRTRVSIIIAISTAFFVCELVVAFKTSSLALYADAIHYLNDLLGYVVTLVAIVVSERSGSPQELSFGWQRSTLLGAFFNGSFLFALALSILFQSIERFIKMEKVEEPKLVLIVGGVGLALNLVSFAFLHEHNHGHGHGHSHSHGHGHGHGHGHGHEHEHSKQTDEVPRGDHHHRHELTSPCKKGGDAELLKNAGTTTSSATVLNLPSPKASCVDIEADGTTSPIAATDSHSEHRHIVHIGKAPLGDLNMLAAKFHVLGDIAGNLGVMIAAAIIQYVRPDTTNEFDPKYYADPAISLGIAALIFCTAIPILRESGTILLQSAPAGVILIPGVLAVHELHVWRLNEEKSIASAHVVVSDPDMAKFMDRAKTISECLHAYGIHSVTLQPELVRAPLLPTGCQISCGGGMCEKLACCSMSVSSDGGHE; encoded by the exons ATGGCGACCAGGAAACTCAACAAGAGGACAAGAGTGTCGATTATTATCGCCATCTCGACCGCTTTCTTCGTGTGTGAGCTTGTTG TCGCCTTCAAAACTAGTAGTTTGGCACTCTACGCTGATGCCATTCACTAC CTAAATGATCTACTCGGCTATGTGGTGACTCTGGTCGCCATTGTT GTATCTGAGCGCAGTGGCTCGCCTCAAGAACTATCTTTCGGCTGGCAGCGATCTACGCTGCTTGGCGCCTTTTTCAATGGATCCTTTTTGTTCGCTTTAGCGCTCAGTATTTTATTCCAGTCCATCGAGCGCTTTATAAAGATGGAGAAAGTCGAAGAACCCAAACTGGTCTTGATAGTGGGTGGCGTAGGTCTCGCCCTGAACCTCGTCAGCTTTGCCTTTCTACATG AACACAACCACGGTCACGGTCACGGCCACAGCCATTCTCACGGACAcgggcatgggcatgggcatgggcatgggcatgaACATGAACACAGCAAACAAACCGATGAAGTCCCTCGGGGCGATCATCACCACAGACATGAACTTACTTCACCCTGTAAGAAGGGCGGCGATGCCGAACTCCTAAAGAATGCAGGCACCACTACCAGCAGTGCAACAGTTCTCAACTTACCATCACCGAAAGCATCATGTGTCGATATTGAGGCCGACGGGACGACATCGCCAATAGCTGCTACCGATTCCCACTCCGAACATCGGCACATTGTACACATCGGCAAGGCGCCATTAGGAGATCTCAACATGCTCGCCGCCAAGTTCCACGTCTTAGGGGATATTGCTGGGAATCTGGGGGTCATGATTGCGGCAGCCATCATACAATATGTTCGCCCCGACACGACGAATGAATTCGACCCTAAATACTACGCCGATCCAGCCATCAGCTTGGGCATCGCAGCTCTCATCTTCTGCACAGCAATTCCAATTTTGAGGGAGTCCGGCACCATCCTTTTACAAAGTGCACCTGCTGGGGTCATTCTC ATTCCCGGCGTTCTCGCTGTCCACGAGCTCCACGTCTGGAGACTTAACGAAGAGAAATCCATCGCCTCAGCACACGTTGTCGTTTCTGACCCGGATATGGCCAAGTTTATGGACAGGGCAAAGACGATTAGTGAATGTCTTCATGCCTATGGTATACACTCGGTCACACTCCAGCCAGAGCTGGTTAGGGCACCGCTTTTACCAACGGGATGTCAGATTTCTTGTGGGGGCGGCATGTGTGAGAAGTTGGCTTGCTGCTCAATGTCGGTCTCGAGTGATGGGGGGCATGAGTGA
- the IML1 gene encoding vacuolar membrane-associated protein iml1 (COG:T; BUSCO:EOG092604I8; EggNog:ENOG503NX2D): MSSRTASADAPGPAKGAQGWPSHLRQFSKASAEEQPHLYPNLNPHSPADTITSSSSTIRERPQSAKRPERRWTVTVNEALSSDEVLLNFELLGDDIQPGSLVAIDVLKSETEKQHHPARSKDDSSAGCKPKRYICIAKDLNKDFRARYPMVEVYVAKHIAEAFGWRKGTQVTVAPIDSTNPAVEASHLELCFKDQYLSRADMWRMAVGMLSERTVYKGQMILFMGTVKAQVTAVYVDGRQIHSAFFGRDTKPIFRSESARYVLFIQMSREMWDFDSDGSGEIMFNKVVNGFLPALFKKWAAMKLKHLVTIVLFARVEYDRGISTELGNDAVQNLYYTGIQSSGNRRPYKDFYRVVVSEMGSGEWTKILHQLKREFNYFRKDISTHHMKAITWSPFPGSDDPATRESTLNRIKAEASRAVHGNFLEAINMASSLYAHDYIDRDLTRTGVSIVVISPSPGVFEVDYDALRRTTESLVGNGIGIDLICIPKIPLHSVPLFRYRAPQNSELARQRSKLNMSSGSTPKQTSSVFGSYSSQVGLFSPGKGFEMARRGEPFGQRFAQDEFVSAVPQWLHVSYWTGASEEALSYQGIALSVSDAPHGDAGDEFPIRCRMYDLQMRSVMETNEIETQPLHMDPYFPLSALQATQIPQPHIDSDGTIFVKNTKVPETLFEHVYGFQKFVPDRNSKHAERSLWKQLQQYDDSRARLPTSRRIAGPHRHGRMYEDVPRKQVSEDTSLLSTSFSERRPSTAIQPAISGLSQFHRQSSDRLEVPSSLSTNRKSPAGSSNASSTATSSPTKAPKFMRQISRSSAGFKIAAPKAAVAELSVQSVEASRPSGPHDHRMGNARGDQRPMSSDKTRMGSPLFNQGSFSSHTFAQGHLSPGDLGSKPILIRNQQLSGISMANSILASTLRPEPTRLDRDIKKSNAIRNDDANRLNKSKLLADAMPELPTTLSPTTALNPWLTILNPSNTKPEDVNMASLYSRWQHVFPRPAEMRVMKWKSLCSPAAVPLTSEYFPTKAQFESEYQRQPYNVSQNMDDGLSEEPRSRDDLLRELISLRFCQGFQIIVGPAVAKAFGQKQLKVADVFSRDHMMEDGTSIFMSAGNTIHQLSCVNGTEVEVNIFVRKPTESSPQVYDGASSRYKPAIRTLLDQRYRTSEFDLVTPKSERNWNYIDAFVAGHNDELTEHLRFWRARFVLIPITGRHASLPRAQSGDSDEEIRIEGIRKLAQLWQRYRYVPPNERRLQGPGQRRKKEANPLDIVYKTEDPSVVIAAELETLPLLEGVDRKGGLVRRGEQFSKKNFSLAALAEAIQQPVEQGGVRMQNRRWHLRLHYNCFIGSDMTSWLLDNFEDLEDREEAEALGNRLMVCDDKEKDKEGNKKESGGLFVHVEKRHSFRDGQYFYQISSEYAKPQPSWFKRTQQFSIPTTPMSENMPRDLRVGISRPTSIHEENSSTSGASTPTAPPTVIGGKKPKVVLSKSIKYDVDHRKKSYRPEIVELHYDRLHNPENCYHIRVDWMNVTAKLIEDAVENWAREAAQYSLRLVEVPIAEACSISYINPFRRPYIMKLALPPPDQSPVTYYDSNSFTPSAQPGKHFYQKAILRKFDFVLDVEAASNFPSNVDVSYSWGKPDFRYTQYIHRSGSVLAQITDEGDLLLLANRLYSSRAAAAREREMQRELRTEHPALGVNSAVATPGGVPGRAMTPLGGYPAFNLPTPSGGISSEPVTSSPSIKPGFLSPIIRPVGATAMSHPPSAGGGGGSAFGTPGILQKGPGWSWTGQEPEMVKDELERFCRDTGALDQFYREQRMAAVVREAGGGVSAGGIGAVGGGVVGAGGVGSTPVAEGNIPVIGLPGNIIGSVGGESGSGAVGMGMGISPRVGSPAFMMGAGERFLRRGSVQIAGGLEGLRMTGKGEGKGDWGG; this comes from the exons ATGTCGTCGAGAACCGCCTCGGCCGACGCGCCGGGGCCTGCAAAAGGCGCTCAGGGTTGGCCGTCCCACCTTCGCCAGTTCAGTAAAGCCAGCGCAGAGGAGCAACCGCATCTATATCCCAATCTCAATCCCCATTCACCGGCAGACACGATCACTTCGAGCAGTTCGACGATTCGCGAGCGACCCCAGTCGGCGAAACGCCCAGAACGAAGATGGACCGTGACTGTCAACGAAGCGCTTTCCAGCGACGAAGTGTTGCTCAACTTTGAGCTGCTAGGGGACGATATCCAGCCAGGCAGCCTCGTGGCTATCGATGTGCTAAAGTCAGAAACCGAGAAGCAGCATCACCCAGCACGCAGCAAAGATGACAGCTCTGCGGGTTGCAAGCCAAAGCGCTACATATGTATCGCCAAAGACTTGAATAAGGATTTCAGGGCTCGATACCCCATGGTCGAAGTCTATGTCGCCAAACATATCGCAGAAGCCTTCGGGTGGAGGAAGGGTACACAAGTTACTGTCGCTCCA ATTGACAGCACGAACCCGGCCGTTGAAGCATCTCACCTCGAGCTCTGCTTTAAAGATCAGTATCTTTCGCGAGCTGATATGTGGCGTATGGCAGTGGGAATGCTTTCAGAGCGGACCGTATACAAAGGACAGATGATCCTGTTCATGGGTACCGTCAAGGCGCAGGTCACAGCTGTGTATGTTGACGGACGCCAAATTCATTCTGCCTTCTTCGGCCGCGACACAAAGCCCATATTCCGCAGCGAATCCGCTCGATATGTTCTTTTCATCCAGATGTCCCGCGAGATGTGGGACTTTGACTCGGATGGTTCCGGCGAGATCATGTTTAACAAAGTGGTCAACGGGTTCCTGCCAGCGCTCTTCAAGAAGTGGGCAGCTATGAAGCTGAAGCATCTTGTCACCATCGTGTTGTTTGCACGCGTCGAGTACGACAGGGGTATTTCGACTGAACTCGGCAATGACGCTGTTCAAAACCTTTACTACACCGGCATTCAGTCCTCTGGAAACCGCCGCCCATACAAGGACTTCTATAGGGTAGTCGTCAGTGAGATGGGCAGTGGTGAGTGGACCAAAATCTTGCATCAGCTCAAGCGGGAGTTTAACTACTTCCGCAAGGACATCAGCACCCACCACATGAAGGCCATAACATGGTCACCCTTCCCTGGCTCGGATGATCCTGCGACTCGCGAGTCAACCCTCAACAGGATCAAAGCTGAAGCTTCTCGAGCGGTGCACGGAAACTTCCTTGAAGCCATCAACATGGCCTCTTCGTTGTACGCCCACGATTACATTGACAGAGACTTGACGAGGACCGGAGTGTCTATTGTGGTCATTAGTCCCAGTCCTGGCGTTTTCGAGGTCGACTACGACGCGCTTCGTCGAACGACTGAATCTCTTGTGGGTAATGGCATCGGCATTGACTTGATCTGCATACCAAAGATACCACTGCACTCTGTCCCGCTGTTTCGTTATCGTGCTCCTCAAAACTCGGAGCTCGCTCGCCAAAGGTCGAAGCTGAACATGAGCAGCGGAAGTACCCCAAAGCAGACCAGTTCGGTGTTTGGGAGTTACAGCAGTCAAGTAGGGTTATTTTCTCCTGGAAAAGGATTCGAAATGGCCCGCCGTGGTGAGCCTTTCGGTCAACGCTTCGCACAAGATGAATTTGTCTCCGCTGTGCCCCAGTGGCTTCATGTGTCATACTGGACGGGCGCGTCTGAAGAAGCACTTTCTTATCAGGGAATTGCTTTGTCGGTTTCGGACGCGCCTCATGGTGACGCCGGAGACGAGTTCCCAATTCGATGTCGCATGTATGACTTGCAAATGCGAAGCGTGATGGAAACCAATGAGATCGAGACCCAGCCGCTGCACATGGATCCATATTTCCCTCTGTCGGCGCTCCAGGCCACTCAGATCCCCCAACCGCACATCGATTCCGATGGGACGATATTTGTCAAGAACACCAAGGTCCCAGAGACTCTTTTTGAACACGTCTATGGCTTCCAGAAGTTTGTCCCTGATAGAAACAGCAAACATGCGGAACGATCACTGTGGAAACAACTGCAACAGTATGACGACTCCAGGGCACGACTGCCAACTTCCCGGAGGATTGCTGGTCCTCACAGGCATGGGCGTATGTACGAGGATGTTCCAAGAAAGCAAGTGTCGGAAGATACCAGCCTGCTGAGTACCTCCTTTAGCGAGCGTCGTCCTTCCACTGCTATTCAACCCGCAATTTCTGGGCTTTCTCAATTTCATCGGCAGAGCTCTGACAGGTTGGAGGTCCCATCTTCCTTGTCGACCAACCGTAAAAGTCCTGCTGGGTCTAGTAACGCCAGCAGCACCGCTACTTCGTCTCCCACCAAGGCCCCTAAGTTCATGCGACAGATCAGCCGTTCGAGTGCGGGTTTTAAGATAGCCGCTCCTAAGGCAGCCGTCGCAGAATTGAGCGTCCAGAGTGTTGAGGCCTCGCGGCCCTCGGGTCCACACGATCACAGGATGGGCAATGCTCGCGGAGATCAACGACCAATGTCTTCGGACAAGACAAGAATGGGTTCGCCTTTGTTCAACCAAGGCAGTTTCTCCTCTCACACGTTTGCACAGGGGCACCTGTCTCCTGGAGATTTGGGCAGCAAGCCGATCCTGATCAGAAACCAACAGCTGAGTGGTATCAGCATGGCCAATTCGATTCTGGCCTCAACACTGCGCCCAGAGCCTACTCGCCTCGACCGGGACATAAAAAAGTCCAACGCCATCCGGAACGACGATGCTAATCGGCTTAACAAGTCCAAATTATTGGCGGATGCCATGCCGGAGTTGCCAACCACTTTGTCTCCCACCACAGCTCTGAACCCGTGGCTGACAATCCTGAACCCGTCCAATACCAAACCTGAGGATGTGAACATGGCTTCTCTGTACAGCCGCTGGCAGCACGTATTTCCAAGACCCGCCGAAATGAGAGTCATGAAGTGGAAGTCGTTGTGTTCTCCGGCTGCTGTCCCACTTACGTCTGAGTACTTCCCCACAAAGGCTCAGTTTGAGTCAGAGTACCAGCGCCAGCCTTACAATGTGTCACAAAATATGGACGACGGGCTGTCCGAGGAACCAAGGTCGCGTGACGACTTGCTGCGAGAGTTGATTAGTTTGCGCTTTTGCCAGGGATTCCAAATCATCGTCGGCCCAGCGGTTGCGAAGGCTTTCGGCCAGAAACAACTCAAGGTTGCTGATGTCTTCTCCAGAGACCACATGATGGAAGATGGCACGAGCATTTTCATGTCGGCTGGTAATACCATACATCAGCTGTCGTGTGTCAACGGGACTGAAGTGGAAGTCAATATCTTTGTTCGAAAGCCGACGGAAAGTTCTCCGCAGGTTTATGACGGGGCATCATCGAGGTACAAGCCGGCCATTCGGACACTGTTGGATCAACGCTACAGGACAAGCGAGTTTGATCTTGTGACGCCCAAGTCAGAGCGGAACTGGAATTACATTGATGCTTTTGTCGCTGGCCACAATGACGAACTGACGGAGCATCTGAGGTTCTGGCGTGCGAGATTCGTTCTGATCCCTATTACGGGCAGACACGCATCGCTACCCCGGGCACAGAGCGGAGATAGTGACGAGGAGATTCGTATTGAGGGGATCCGCAAGCTTGCTCAGTTGTGGCAGAGGTACCGATACGTTCCTCCGAATGAAAGACGGCTCCAAGGTCCGGGccagcggaggaagaaggaggccaaTCCTCTTGATATTGTTTACAAGACCGAGGATCCATCTGTGGTCATTGCGGCCGAACTCGAGACATTGCCTTTGCTGGAAGGTGTGGACCGCAAGGGAGGGTTAGTGAGAAGAGGGGAGCAGTTTTCAAAGAAGAACTTTAGCTTGGCTGCTCTGGCGGAGGCTATACAGCAACCGGTGGAACAAGGTGGTGTCCGTATGCAGAACCGCAGATGGCATTTGCGCCTGCATTACAACTGCTTCATCGGTTCTGACATGACGAGTTGGCTTCTAGACAACTTTGAGGATCTTGAGGACCgggaagaggcagaggctCTAGGTAATCGGCTCATGGTATGTGACGACAAGGAGAAAGACAAAGAGGGCAATAAGAAAGAGAGCGGAGGCCTATTCGTGCACGTTGAGAAGCGCCATTCGTTTAGGGACGGGCAGTACTTTTACCAGATCAGCAGCGAATACGCAAAGCCTCAGCCCAGTTGGTTCAAGCGAACCCAACAGTTCTCCATACCGACAACGCCCATGTCAGAGAACATGCCTCGGGATTTACGGGTTGGCATCTCGAGACCGACTTCTATCCATGAAGAGAATTCTTCAACCTCTGGCgcttcaacaccaacggcaccaccCACTGTCATCGGCGGCAAGAAACCCAAAGTTGTTCTCAGCAAGTCTATCAAGTACGACGTCGACCATCGCAAAAAGTCCTACCGGCCCGAGATTGTCGAACTTCATTACGACCGCCTCCACAACCCAGAAAACTGTTACCATATCCGCGTCGACTGGATGAACGTCACTGCCAAGCTCATCGAAGACGCCGTTGAGAACTGGGCAAGGGAAGCAGCCCAGTACAGTCTCCGACTGGTTGAAGTCCCCATAGCAGAAGCCTGCTCGATCAGCTACATCAACCCCTTCCGCCGACCCTACATCATGAAACTcgccctcccaccacccgaCCAGTCACCCGTCACATATTACGACTCTAAttccttcaccccctccgcccagCCGGGGAAGCATTTCTACCAAAAGGCCATCCTGCGCAAATTCGACTTTGTCCTCGACGTCGAAGCAGCGTCCAACTTTCCCTCCAACGTCGACGTGTCCTACTCGTGGGGAAAGCCAGACTTCAGATATACCCAGTACATCCACCGGTCGGGGTCTGTCCTGGCGCAAATTACAGACGAGGGGGATCTTCTCTTGTTGGCAAACAGGTTGTATAGCAGCCGAGCTGCTGCCGccagggagagggagatgcaGAGGGAACTCCGGACGGAGCACCCTGCCCTCGGTGTGAACAGTGCCGTCGCCACGCCTGGTGGTGTTCCGGGACGGGCGATGACGCCCCTGGGTGGTTACCCGGCGTTTAACCTCCCCACTCCGAGTGGGGGAATTAGTTCGGAGCCGGTGACGTCTTCTCCGTCGATTAAACCGGGTTTTTTGTCGCCTATCATTCGACCTGTTGGGGCAACGGCGATGAGTCACCCGCCTTCTgctgggggtggagggggtagTGCGTTTGGTACACCGGGGATATTGCAAAAGGGGCCGGGGTGGAGCTGGACGGGGCAGGAGCCGGAGATGGTGaaggatgagctggagaggttTTGTAGGGATACGGGGGCATTGGACCAGTTCTATCGGGAGCAGCGgatggctgctgttgttaGGGAGGCGGGCGGGGGGGTTAGTGCTGGGGGTattggggctgttggggggggagttgttggggcggggggggtggggagtaCGCCGGTAGCGGAGGGGAATATCCCTGTTATTGGGCTGCCGGGAAATATTATTGGGAGCgttgggggggagagtgGTAGTGGGGCAgtgggaatggggatgggaatcAGTCCGAGGGTGGGGAGCCCGGCTTTTAtgatgggggcgggggagaggttttTGAGACGGGGGAGTGTGCAGATtgcgggggggttggaggggttgaggatgacggggaagggggaggggaagggggattgggggggatAA